From the genome of Bos indicus x Bos taurus breed Angus x Brahman F1 hybrid chromosome 19, Bos_hybrid_MaternalHap_v2.0, whole genome shotgun sequence:
TGACACACCGTCCCGGGGCCCCACTGTGCCATGCTCTGGTTTCTAGCCTCTTTCCTCTTGGGACCTAGAATAGGGTGAAAGGGGCCCTTGCTCTCGCAGGGTCAGGAGTCTGCAGACGCTGGGCACTGAGGACCACCGGTGGGGAGCCCTATCATGGGTGGGGACCCGTTTGCTGCCTCAGCACCTTGCCAATCTGTGCGTGAAGGTGAGAGGTGGTTTGAAGTTGAGAGACCTCAAACAAGTCCATGTATTTCTAGGCCTGTTTTTCTGCAAAATAATATACAGACCTCCTACCAGTTCTTCCCCAGCATTGCCCTGAGGGTTTGACAGGATGACAGATATGAAAATACTCTGTAAACAGGAAGGCTTCAACGCTCAGGGAGTGTACGGCAATTGGAAAGGGGGCTGTGGTGATATGAAAATACTCTGTAAACAGGAAGGCTTCAACGCTCAGGGAGTGTACGGCAATTGGAAAGGGGGCTGTGGTGTGAATGAAATGAATTAAGTAATAACATAGGGAACTTTGTTTTAGTCCTGAGAGAGGACTCCAGTGACTTGGAGCAGACCTCTGGGGCCAACCCAGGAAGCAAGTTATGGTgcctagagattttttttaaggtttcaaaTGATTCTGTGGATGCTAGTCCACAGCGACTGCCTTCCCCGCTGGTCGCTGATAGGAGCGGGCTTGAATTGCGGCGGGAGGGGTTTAGGAGTGATGGAGAAGATGGTGACTCGACTCCGAATAGGAGGAGTCCTGGGGCTTGGGGTCTGCACCCgcaagtgttgggactggatggaGACGTGAGTGTGAGAACGCAGCTGTGATCTGTGCACGCACGTTTGTGCACGCGGGGTGGGGGAAGCCTCTGGTAGGTGGAGATTTCACATTAACTGATATTTTCCCCACAGCCCAGAGCAGCACACAGAGCATGGGATTTGGGGACAGACAAGACTCAGATGGGGCGGCACTGCTCTAGGGCCACGCCTGATGCGTAGCAGGCTCAGGAAGGGCTAACTGTCATCATCACAGGCACCCGGGGGTGTGGTTGTCCTGGCACCGCCCGTGGGTGGGGGTGCAGCGGTGCCGGGGTCTcacctctgcccctcccctctctcttacCTCAGAAGAAGAGCAAGGTGCACTACCACATCGCCGTCATCATCAACTACCTAGGCCACTGCATCTCCCTGGCGGCCCTCCTGGTGGCCTTTGTCCTCTTTCTGCGGCTCAGGTGAGGAGGCCCTGGCACTGCCCCCCGCCCAGCCCCCTGGGCCTTGAGCGGGGCAGAGAAGTAAGATAACAAGAGGCAGTTTGGGTAGGGGCTGCTGGGAAAGGGGAGTCCTgccccctcacttcatgggacaaGGTGACAAATACAGATGTCCCAGGTCTCTTGGAGCATCTGGCAGGGTCACTTCTGTACCCCTGCCAGTGACTGGGGTCACGAGAGGGGAAGGGGTTGGCCAAAGCCCAGGCTCTCCTGGAGTCACCCACTCAGTCTGGACTGCTGCATGCATTTGGCCGACCAGGAAGGTGGAGCCCCACCTTTGGATTTGAACCTGCCTGGGCCCAGCACGACTGCCAAGGATGCAGGTGGAAACACTGGCTGGGTCTGTGCCAGGAATGGGGGGTGAGAATGGGCTGAGCATCAGGGCTGAACTGGGAGGGAGCCATCTCGCTGGAGGCTGAACCTCAAACCTGGAGCTACAAGGAGAGAGGGATGCCCGTGGGAGAAGGGCATTCCAGTTGGCAAGCAGCCCCTGGTCCCTTCAGCGCTGGCCATGTGGCAAGCTCTGTCCCAGAGCTTAGGTCTGAGgtgacatgaagtgaagtgaaagtcgctcagtcgtgtccggctctttgtgaccccatggactacagtctgtggaattctccaggccagaaaactggagtggaaggaaagtagcctttcccttctccaggggatctttccaacccagggatcaaatccaggtctcccatcttgcaggtagattctttaccagctgagccagaagggaagcccaagaatactggagtgggtagcctatcccttctctagcggatcctCCTGAtcggaatcgaactggggtctcctgtattgcaggtggattctttaccaactgagctatcagggaagcccctgcttagGTCTGGGCAGGCCACAATTAGGAAGGGACCTGTGATGTAAAGAGAGCCTCTGATGCCACCTCCCAGTATGAAGTGGGGTTAGCCACCTCCCCCTGCTCGGAGCCTCAGCTGCCCCTCCATACATCTGGGCTGGAGTGATGCTGGCGGCCTATCCCtcatcttctccctcctcctctgcctcctgtcaCCCACCCGCCTCTGCTGCCCCCAGGAGCATCCGGTGCCTGAGAAACATCATCCACTGGAACCTCATCTCAGCCTTCATCCTGCGCAATGCCACGTGGTTCGTGGTCCAGCTCACCATGAGCCCCGAAGTCCATCAGAGCAACGTGGTGTGTCCTGGGGGGGCAGGCCCAGGGTCAGAGGAAGGGTCTGGGTGGGGCGGCCCTGGAGGAGCAGGGACGGGAACCAGGCCTTGGAGCCCATAGTGCCAGAGTGGATCCCAGGGGTGCCCCCATCCTGCCCGGAGGAGGCCCCAGGCCCAGGGTAGGCTGCTGTTTCCTCGCATCCCCACCCCCCTTGGTTAATCATCACCTCCGATGGGGTGGGCGGCAGGGCTGGTGCAGGCTGGTGACAGCTGCCTACAACTACTTCCACGTGACCAACTTCTTCTGGATGTTCGGCGAGGGCTGCTACCTGCACACGGCCATCGTGCTCACGTACTCCACAGACCGGCTGCGCAAGTGGATGTTTATCTGCATCGGCTGGGGTGAGCGGCCAGCCCCCTGCCCCGACTGGGCCGTCCTCCCCCAACCCAGGCCCGGGTCAGGCCAGGTGAGGGTGGTGGGGTGTGCACACAGCCCTTCGTCCCTACCTGGGGTCGGGGACAGTGGGAACATTTCAAAGGAGGCGTGATGAGCCAGTGAGTACCTGGGAgacccctgcccacctccaggccctgggctgTGCTGGGGTCTTCCAGGTCTGCATCCCGCAGACTCCACTGACAGGTCCTCTGACACCGGTCTCCCCCCAGGTGTGCCTTTCCCCATCATTGTGGCCTGGGCCATTGGGAAGCTGTACTACGACAATGAGAAGTAAGTCACTTCCTCTTCACTGCCCTCAGGGCCCCCTGAGCCCCAAGGCCCAGGTTCCCAGCCCAGCTATGCCTGACCCTCCCCAAGGACCTTCAGCCGTGTCAGCTTCCCCATCAGggccacaatttctttatccatgtGGGGAGGCTCCTGGAGGTCAGACTCAATCTGTGGATCCCTAGCAATGCTCTGCCTGAGGTGGGGCTGGACAGGTGGGTTGAGGCTGTCAACAGGACAGGCTCTTTACCTGTCTCGGCTTTCATGACAAGCAGAACAGACTAAAGGTTACTGGAAGTCCCTGGAGCCAAACCACCCAGGTTATGAATTGTGACTCCATCACTAGGTAGCTTTATGACCTTGGGGCAGTTCCTAtaatgtgcctcagttttctcatctgcaaaatgggcgtCCTCATAATAGTGCCTTCCCTCAAAGAGTTGTTAGGGGAATGAcatgaattaatatatatatatatatatatatatatatcaagcaTTTAGAATAGAGTCTGACACATAGGAAATGCgtataaatgttttctattaatAAAGACATGTTTTAGCAAAAGGTTATGTGGATTTAATAGAAACTGATCCAATCTCAGAGATTCCTTCCATCTTTCAAGTCTTGAGCTGTATTTAAATAGAAGCAGGTGTTTCCAGTTGCCCCTGAAAACTTCACTTCTGGTGCTGTGGTTTTCAGCCTTGGctcacattagaatcacctgggaagctttaaaaaGTACTGATGGCCAGTCTTGCCCTCCAGAGAGTTGGATGTCATTGGTCTGAAGTGTCATCTGGGCACCAGGAGTTTTTAAACCTGCCCAGCTGATTCTAATATGAAGCTAAACTTAAGAACCACTGtaagagagaggcagaaaaagTGGACTTTGAGAAGGCCAGGGGATGTGCCAGAATCTTCTTTGTCAAAGTGTCCTCAGGAACCCACTGTCTGACTGGGGTTCCAGGCTGCCTCCATCACCGTGGCTGTTCCCGTCCAACCCTGACAAGGAGCCTGGaaaattatatacacatttatcAAGGTGATCCTTCCTGACTCCGGCCCAGCCTGGCTGTGGCTCTCTCTGTATATGCGTaactggtggggtgggggcctgggcTGGGCGTCGAGGGCAGCTGACAGAACTAGGGGCCTGGCAGTGATTCCCAGGATGGCGACCTGGGTCCCAGAGCAGGAGCATTGTAAATCCTGTGCCTGAAGGTGTGCAGGTGAGTACAGGGAAGAGAGGACGGGTTTCAAAAACCTGCCCAGTGTGTGCATCTGGGCGCATCTTGGAGCCAAAAGGATGGCTGAGTTTGGCGGAAAGTCCGTCTGAGCGTCTCTAGAGCTCCACCTTGTGGTAAGATGCTTGCACTGCATCAGAAGGGATGCAGGTGGGAGACCTGAGAGAACCTGCAGACCCCAGGGCCAAGGACTGGACCTGGCCCCAGGACAGTTTGCCTTTGGTCCTTTTGAAAACTTGAACTTGTCTCCAACCTTGAAAAAGTCAAGAGGTTTCAGTTTCCTGTTTATGGAAGCATCATGATTTCTAGCTACTGTGGACTCTCGTGATGAGAGTATAGCGTCTCTGCACAAGGATCTAGGACTTCCCAACGTGCCCCACACCAACCCACTCCCCAGATCGCCCTAGCTCTTGCTGGAGGTGACATCACAAAAATGCAAAGCAACTCTGCCTCTCGTGGCAGGTGTTAGCTACTGGGGTGGGGAGTGACTGCATGACAGGTACAGGGAAGGTCCCCTTTTGGGCATGTGCCAGAGCTACAGTGGGGACCGTGTGTGTTGGGCCCATGCCTATTCTATTCAGCGGGCTTTCCCACAATCCCCCTCCCTGCCACAGTGCCCGATTCCAGCTTTACATCTCAAAGGATGCTGTCCATTCTGCAGATGGAATAACTGAGGCGTTGTGGTGGGATCTTGACCTTCTGCCCGGGTTAGAAGCGGGGCACCCAGATCCTGGCTTTTGGCCCCAGTTCCTCCCCGGCCCAGTGCGGCTCCTCCCTCATGCTACTGAACTGGATCCAGATGACCCTTCTCCTCTTATTTCTGTGGCCTTCCAGGTGCTGGTTTGGCAAAAGGCCTGGGGTGTACACTGACTACATCTACCAGGGCCCGATGATCTTGGTCCTGCTGGTAAGAACCTGGGTAGGagggcggtgggggcggggcgcAGTGGGGAGAGGCCAGCAGTACTTACCATGGACTGAAAGTTTTCCTCTGCCTAGAGGTAGGGGGCACGGGGCCAGGCTTGTGCTGGGCTCACACAGATAAGAGGGAGAGAAGCAGGGTGGCAGAGGCCAGACCCAGGACAGCTGAGTCCCTGTCCTGTCCCCCACCTTCCCACCAGCATGTTGCACACACCATGCCCAGGCCATTCCATTGTGTGTCAAATTACAGATcaatttcatcttccttttcaaCATCGTCCGCATCCTCATGACCAAACTCCGGGCATCCACCACCTCTGAGACCATTCAGTACAGGTAACCagacctgcctcccccacccgTGGGGGGCTTCAAAGACCCCACCTCTGACCCAGGGTTTCCCCCCAGGCCTGAGAGTCCCTCCTGAAACCCCAGCTCCGCCCCTGTCTCAGACATTCCAAGGATGTGCTACAACCCTCCCCCAGACCCAGTCCTGTTCACCAAGTGCCAGGCTCCAGTTCCTTCCTGGGATGGGCTGTGACTCtgggcctccttcccacccctcacCCTCAGGAAGGCTGTGAAGGCCACTCTGGTGCTGCTCCCCCTCCTGGGCATCACGTACATGCTGTTCTTCGTGAACCCTGGGGAGGACGAGGTCTCCAGGGTCGTCTTCATCTACTTCAACTCCTTCCTGGAATCTTTCCAGgtacccacccctcccccaccccacccagcctcCCAGCCCCGGCCTGTCCCCCTGCCTGTTCCCTGTTCCTCTTTGGGTGGGGATTCTCCCAGGCAGGGGCCTGGAAGGGCAGGAGGTTGGGGGCAACTCTGAGCCTGGGTGAGGCCACGCCTGCCCCAGTCCCTTGACCCGCCTTCCCTCCACCCCAGGGCTTCTTCGTGTCTGTGTTCTACTGCTTCCTCAACAGCGAGGTGAGGACCCGGGGCCCCAGAACTCAGGACGGCAGGAGACCTGCTGAGACCAGAGGCTGTCTGTAGCTGCCTCCTGCCTGCCACACACCAACTCCGTCCTCCCCACTCCGTTCTCCTGGTTCTCTCCCCTGGCTTCCTCCTCCCAGCTACCAGCCCCTACAGGGATATTGTTGGGAGTTCCGGGAGGGTCCCTGCCACTTGCCACTCAGCTGCTGCAGTAACAAGCCCGCTTCTTAGCAGTGGGTGTAGGGGGTCAGAAGCTGGGACTCCAGTTTCATCAATGAGTCTGTGAAATGGGTTGTAAAACCAGGAAGCTGAGCCCTAGGGCAGGAGGTTGAGGGCAGACATGTGTGGGTTGAGGGTAGAGATTCTTCATGGCCAAGGGAATATGGCACCTTTGGGTGGATTCAAAAAAGGCACCCCTTCCTCATAACGCTTGAGAAAACTGTCCTAACAAATATGCAAATCAACGATGGTGATGATGTCAATGCTGCCCTTCCTAGGTGGCTCCCTGGATGGCTGCTTGTGGGGGTGGGAGCGGGGGTTTGAAACCCGGGCTCAGACCCTGTGCTCTGCTGTGTACCCACAGGTCCGCTCTGCCATCCGGAAGAGGTGGCACCGCTGGCAGGACAAGCACTCAATCCGTGCCCGCGTGGCTCGCGCCATGtccatccccacctcccccacccgtgtcagctttcacagcatcaagcaGTCCACAGCAGTGTGAGCTGGAGGGCCACGGACCGGCCCCCGAGATCTACGGCTGGGGAGATGGCCGCCGGGCTTAGCCGGCCACCCTGTCTGTGGAGGGGACCAGCTCCCTCCCACACCCTCTACCCCCAGGCTCAGCTGGCGCTGAGAGCCCGGGaggcccctccccaacccccagctGAGCAGAAGTTCCAGGCCTTTGGCAGCAGTCAGGGCCACAAGATGAGTGGAAAATAGCCTATAGGCCTGGGCTGGGCCCAGGGCCTCTGGCTTCTCTCTGCCCCCATCTTCCCTGGAAAATGGACTGGACACGCAGCCTGGGAGCTGGACGGTGGGGAATCCAAAGCTGCACACGAGTCCCTTCAGAGCACAAGATGACAGCCCACTGGAGACCCCAGGATGTCCTCAGAGACTGTAGGGGCCCATTCGCTGCCCCACAGGCATCATGGGAAACTCTCGTCACAGCATCCAGGCCACCATGAGGATGCCTCCAGGCCTTAGCAGCACTGCACCACTGGGAACCAAGGCTCTGTTGTCAGAAGCCCTGGAGACATTGTTAGAAATCAGATGGCATCTTCAGACATCAGGCTGTATAACTGAAATCCTCCCAAACACCAGTCATCTGACCCCATGGCCCTGCCACCAGAAACGCCCTGCCTCGCTGCCTCACACCCTTGGACCTTTACTGCTGCCCACCCCACACAGGCTCCCCGTCCTTAGCCTCCTGCCCCAGGTGTCCCCCCTTTGTGAGATGATGGGGATGTGGGAGGGTGACAGAAGCCAGTGTGTGCCCCCACCAAAGCCAGCCTCCCTTTGAAGGGGGCAGAGAATGCCGGGGCCACCCAGCCCACTGGCTTCAGTGACCCGGCCTCTGGGACCCAACCCCTCTGCTGGCCAAAGGGGCCCTGTGGCCCTTGGATGACCTCTGGGATGGCATCACTAGCTAAGCCAAAATAGAAGGGGGTGGGGTgctggcccctccctg
Proteins encoded in this window:
- the CRHR1 gene encoding corticotropin-releasing factor receptor 1; amino-acid sequence: MGRCPQLRLVKALLLLGLNSISASLQDQHCESLSVASNVSGLQCNASVDLIGTCWPQSPAGQLVVRPCPAYFYGVRYNTTNNGYRECLANGTWAARVNYSECQEILSEEKKSKVHYHIAVIINYLGHCISLAALLVAFVLFLRLRSIRCLRNIIHWNLISAFILRNATWFVVQLTMSPEVHQSNVGWCRLVTAAYNYFHVTNFFWMFGEGCYLHTAIVLTYSTDRLRKWMFICIGWGVPFPIIVAWAIGKLYYDNEKCWFGKRPGVYTDYIYQGPMILVLLINFIFLFNIVRILMTKLRASTTSETIQYRKAVKATLVLLPLLGITYMLFFVNPGEDEVSRVVFIYFNSFLESFQGFFVSVFYCFLNSEVRSAIRKRWHRWQDKHSIRARVARAMSIPTSPTRVSFHSIKQSTAV